In Aliivibrio fischeri, the sequence GTCATCTTTTGGAGCAGGTAACCAGTTACCTATTTTATCTTCACTTGGTTTTTCATTTTGAATATATATGGTTAAGGAGCCATCTTTATTGTATTTCATCCCTTTATTCTTTGTACCTATTGAATAACGCTTTATATCATTTGGAACAAAGAAATGATTAGAGTTATACATAGTCAAAGACCAAAAACCATCAACAGGAGGAAGTTCTCCCTTTTTGAACGTTAATGTATAATTGTGGTTCCCATTAATACGCGTCCCATTTTCATCTTTATATTGATAAAGATAACTCGTTTCGGTTACATCGTTAGTAAAAATGTTTGATTTAGCTACAGCTAAACGTGTTAAATAATCCGTTCCAAAGCGTCCATTATCTTGGGGTCTAGTCCAGTAATTATTTATTTCTTTACCTACATTCTCTAAGTGAAAAAGTGGGGCTACAATATTCATCTCAGCTTGATTAGCTACATCGTTTAATATTTTTTGTAGCTCTTTATTCTCTTCTGCTTGAAGTAATAACTCCTTGAACTGTGCATACATAGCTTCTTCACCAGGAAGAGGAGATACCTCTTCTAATACTTTCCCAAGCTGTTCTGCGCTAAAGAACGTATTAGGATTTACCCATGTTTTCTCTGATTTGGTTTTCTTAGCTTCTGGGATATTTGGTAAAGATTTCCAATTGGTTACCTTCATTATTCCTGTAAATTCCGATAAAGGATAAGCACCTAATTGATTAACTACCGACTGAATTGCTTCTCTATCTTCAGCTGTGTCATCCATAAAAACACGTGGAATCACAACAGCAAGGTCTGTTGACGAACGAAATACTTTATTAATACCTTCAG encodes:
- a CDS encoding DUF1254 domain-containing protein, coding for MKLNRICLLLPIATLMVGCQNISIAENNRTDIPVQSLSYEQAAKGPTGSIMTKGYAKAIANYAYVWGWPMVNMHNRREAFKQVPYQGYIGGAMPAAPINHLTMLSDYVSPNMRDVAHPNQDVVYGFGMLSLDKEPVVIQVPDFGDRFWTVMAEDQRTDSFAQLSSIYDSKPGFYMIVSPEWDGEIPEGINKVFRSSTDLAVVIPRVFMDDTAEDREAIQSVVNQLGAYPLSEFTGIMKVTNWKSLPNIPEAKKTKSEKTWVNPNTFFSAEQLGKVLEEVSPLPGEEAMYAQFKELLLQAEENKELQKILNDVANQAEMNIVAPLFHLENVGKEINNYWTRPQDNGRFGTDYLTRLAVAKSNIFTNDVTETSYLYQYKDENGTRINGNHNYTLTFKKGELPPVDGFWSLTMYNSNHFFVPNDIKRYSIGTKNKGMKYNKDGSLTIYIQNEKPSEDKIGNWLPAPKDDIAMTIRAYGPKEEMLSGTWQPPAVVKIK